In Brassica napus cultivar Da-Ae chromosome C2, Da-Ae, whole genome shotgun sequence, the sequence ACTATGATAATaacaaatctaaaaaaaataaagaagatggaaaagagaagacaaaagaaaacGTAAAAATGTCTAGCGATGATAAATCAAAAGATCATGAAAAAGAAATGCTAGTAAATGCTCAAGAAAAGAGTGAGGAAAGTGAAAAGGAAATGCATGCAGAGACTCTATCAAGGAGTGAGGAATCAGATAAAGAAATGCAAGCAGATGCTCCAACGAAGAGTGAGGAATCTGTAAAAGAAATGCAAACAAAGACTCATGCAAGGAGTGAAGAATCTGAGAAAAAAATACAAGCAGAGGCTCAAGCAAGGAGTGaagaacctgagaaaaaaatgcAAGCAGAAGCTCAAGCAAAAAGTAAGGAATCTGAAAAAGAAACGCAAACAAAAGATCAAGCACAGAATGAAGAACCAGAGAAAGAAATGCAAGCAAAGGCTCACATTGAAAATGAGGAATCCGAGAAAGAAATGCAAGCAGAAGCTCACGCAAAGAGTGAGGAATCTGAAAAAGAAATGCAAGCAGAAGCTCAAGCAAAGAGTGCTGAatttgagaaaagaaagaacGCAAAGGCTCAAGCAGAAAATGAAGATTCCTCGATAAAAAAGCAAGAAGAAATTCAAGAAACAAATGTGGGTGAGAAGAAAGATCAAGGTGATCTTAAAGAGGAAAGTTCCGCAGATGGCAAAACAACTGAAATCAAAGAAGGTTCTATAGAAGAAGGCTCCAAAGATGGTGAAAGTGTTGAAAACAATGGAGTTAATGAAGAAGCCATGGAAGAACATTCCAAAGATGGCAAGGTAGTTGAAACCAATGGAGGTAAAGAAGATTCCATGGAAGAAGGTCCCAAAGATGAAAAGTTAATTAAAGATAATGAAAACACAACTGAAATAAGTGGAGGCAAAAATTCTACGGTGGGAGATTCTGATGATGGTAAGATAGTGGAAAACAATGGTGGCAAAGAAGATTCCCTGGAGGAAGGTGAAGATGGTAAGCCAGTTGAAATGCATGGAGGTAAAAATTCCACTGAAGAAGTTTCTAAAGATAGTACGGCAGAAATTAATGGCGGTAAAGAAGATTCAATAGAAGAAAGCTCTAAGGATGGTGATATAGATGAAATAAATAGTGATAAAGAAGAATCCATGAAGGAAGGTTCTGAAAATGGTAAGACAGCTGACATCGATGGAATAAAAGAAGTTCCAATAGAAGAAGGTTCTAAAGATGGTAAGACACTTGAGAATAACAATAATAGTACAGAAAATTCAGTGGAGGAAGGTTCTAAAGATAGTAAGACAGTAGAAGTCAATGAAGGCCAAGATAAATCCATGGAGAAAGGTAATGGAAGTCAAGATGTAACCATGGAAGAAGCTTCAAAGGATGGTAATACAACTGAACTAAATGGAAGTAAAGATAACTCAATGGAGGAAGGTTCCACAGATGGTAATACAGTTGAAACGGATGGAGTCAAAGAAGATTCCATGAAAGATAAGGCGACGCAGGTTCAAGGAAACAATAATAGCTCCACAAGCGATACATCAATGGCGACAGAGGTTCAAGGACATAATAGTAGCTCCACAAGCGATACATCAACAGATGTTAAAGGAGGCAACATATACATCAGTGAAGATTCTACAAAGAATAAGACACTTGAAGCTCAAGGTGGAGGTGCTGGTGACTCAACGAATGGTGAAACAGAAGAGACTGCAGAGAGTAATGATTCCATGAACAACCAAAACGTGCAGCATGTTGAAGGAGATAACATAGACATCAATGAAGATTCTACAAAGAACAAGACAATGGAAGCTCAAGGTGGAGGTGCTGGAGACTCAACGAATGGTGAAACAGAAGAGACTACAGAGAGTAATGATACTATGAACAACCAAAACGTGCAGCATGGAGAAAACAATGCAAATTCCATAAATAACCAAACATCAGAAAGTTCCTCAACGGAAAAAAAAGTGACAACAGATATCGAGAGCAGTACTTCAAAAGAAGTCACAAGTTTCATATCAAACCTTGAGCACAAATCACCAGGAACACAAGAGTTCCAGAGCTTCTTCCAGAAGCTTAAAGACTACATGAAATACGCATGGCCGGTATCTTCAACATTTGAGGCAACGGACTCAAGATCCTACATGAGTGAGATGACAAATATGGCAACAAAAGTCTCGGATGCTATGGCTGTCTTGCAAGCCAAGAAACTTGGGTCAGGACTGGTGAGTTAACCTAAAACAACTaaaagaaaaatccaagaaAGTAGAGGATCATAACGGAAACTTTGATCTGGTTTTCTTTGACAGATGAAAACAACACTACAAGGATATCAACaagaggtgatgaagactcttACCATCTTGCAATCGGTTTTGAGCAAAGCAGTATCGGGACAACAAAGCCAGAACCCTGGCTCCTTGACGCTTACGTTATCACAACAACAAGCAATTAAGGAAATAACTTTGAAATGGGAACAAGTGATGTCTCAGTTCGTAAGAGTTGCTACGGAGAGTGAAAAACAATTTTCAATGGAGACTTCCACTGGAAACGGCTTTCatatgaaaaagagttttagCTCTAGCTCTAGTAGTAGCTCGAGTTCAAGCCCGGGTTTGGATTTCAATCTCAACAGTGAAAGTCCGGAGATGGTGGATGTGAATAGCTAGAGAGTACATTATgtagataaaaatatgattatgGTTCATTAGAATTTTACACTGTTGTAAAATAAACCCAAGTCGCCTTGAGGTTTAGACTTTTAATTCTAGGGTGGGTACAATATAGATCGGAATACAAATTGTGAACTTGGgatgtaaatttttttctcgTGGATATGCAAGTAGCAGCAATTACTCACTCATACcatgtatatatacatttaggACTTGGATCATTATgcatatgtttgtgtgttttgttggagacaatttttttgtttcctttagtGTTTTATCTGCATTATTCCGGTGAATTAGAGTTGATTCTGAACTTGTGGAATACGTCTATAGACTTGCAaagattattatttatatttttacttgGACTCGTTAAGATTCAGGGTAACATAAACATCCAAAAGATACCATCATAAAGAAAACTTCCCACGGAAGGATAAAGTTAAATATGGCTAGAAGATTAAGATTTCACTTCGCGATGATTTGATGTAGATCGAATCAATGGATTTACAGAAGCAATCATTTCAGAATCTTGAATTGGAGAAAAAATGATTTAACGAaacatttgttttataaatttttatgtacCATTTCTTATAACGAAGTTCAcgtggaatatatatatatatatataattttttttttgtaacaacacgtgaaaaaatattaactttagaaatattattagttaaaaaaaacaatattataataGTATTTCGTTgtcaaaaataacaattaagaGAACGACTGAAAATCTgataatatttatttgaatGTTAGGCTCAGTGTATGCGAACTTGTTATTTGAATGTTTCCGGCTCGTAAACTTTTATGAACTTGTTTCTCtctggcaaaaaaaaataaaaataaaaatcctttGTAACTTTTACTTTCTCAAATTTGAAGTATCATGTActcataatttattatattcatattttacaacataattaaaaaaaaaaatcctaaattgTCCATGCAGTAAAAGCTAACGCATGTAGGTGATTCTCTAGTATTTAGCAAAAACATTCTACAGCTCGCTGTTGTAAATTAGCAGGGCCGTCTCTTTATTGAAGTTATAGGATTGATATATGTTTGTCCTGAACCTACGAGTTTAATTAGACGTTGCCGGAGCTTTTCTCTTCTGAGGAATGGCTGAAGGAGCTCTTGTCTGAGGATTTTGAGTGCGTCTTTTGATAGTTGGAAGAACCTTCATACCTCGTAGAGCCAGTTTTTCCTTTGAAAGATTTGCCTTCGGAGGCTCCTTCAGCTAAACCTGAACCACCCTGTGTACTTCCTTGGGCACTTGTTGTGGAGCTTCCTTTAGCAGAATATCCACTATTCTTTGAACTTGCTCCTGCAGCTGAGCTATCAGTTGTACTTCCACTCGGCCCACCTGCGGAGGCTCCTCCAGCTTGGTAAGATGAGCTTCCAGTTTCACTTCCAGTGAAAGAGCTCCCACCACTACCAGAAGGACTCCCGGTGGGGCTCCCCATGGTGTTTCCACCTGTAGAATCTGAGTAGGAATCTCCATTATTCATGGAGCTTTCTCCTGCGGCGGTGGTTTTAGTTGAACCTCCACTTGCACCTCCGGAAGTGCTTTCCGCACTGGCGCTTCCACCAGTGGCGATTTTACTGTCCTCAGAAGAATTTCCACCACCCatagaacttgattcttccGTAGACATATTAGATGTATTTCCGCTTGAACCACCAGCACCAGAGGTTTCACCACCAGCACTTTCACCTGAGCGTGAGCTATCATCAGTTGGACTTCCACTTGCGCCACCAGCAGAGGTTCCACCGCCGCCGCTTCCACCATTAGAGCTTCCACCACCGGCACCAGTCATACTTTGGGTGTCAACAGAGCTTCCACCATTAGAGCTTCCACCACCGGCACCAGTTGTACTTCCGGTATCACCAGAGCTTCCACCCTCGGTACCCGTTGTACTTCCGGTATCACCAGAGCTTCCACTAGCAGCACCAGTTGTACTTCCGGTATCACCAGAGTTTCCACCCTCGGCACCCGTTGTACTTCTGGTATCACCAGAGCTTCCACCAGCAGCACCAGTTGTACTTCCGGTATCACTAGAGCTTCCACCCCCGGCACCAGTTGTACTTCCGGTATCACCAGAGCTTCCACCCTCGGCACCTGTTGTACTTCCGGTATCACCAGAGCTTCCACCAGCAGCACCAGTTGTACTTCCGGTATCACCAGAGCTTCCACCCCCAGCACCAGTTGTACTTCCGGTATCACCAGAGCTTCCACCCGCGGCACCCATTGTACTTCCGGTATCACCAGAGCTTCCACCAGCGGCACCAGTTGTACTTCCGGTATCACTAGAACTTCCACCCTCGGCACCAGTTGTACTTCCGGTATCACCAGAGCTTCCACCCCCAGCACCAGTTGTACTTGCGGTATCACCAGAGCTTCCACCCCGAGCACTAGTTGTACTTCCGGTATCACCAGAGCTTCCACCAGCAGCACCAGTTGTACTTCCGGTATCACCAGAGCTTCCACCCCCAGCACCAGTTGTACTTCCGGTATCACCAGAGCTTCCACCCGCGGCACCCATTGTACTTCCGGTATCACCAGAGCTTCCACCACCACCCATGGAACTTCCTCCTGCTGCAGTTGAGCTATCAGTTGGGCTTCCACCCGGGCTACCGCCTCCACCGCCAGCAGGACTTCCAGTTTCACTAGACGGAGTACCACTGTCGGAGGATGGACTTCCACTGCCACCAGTACTTCCATCTCCCATACCAGTGTTTCCAGCTCCCATGGAGGAAGAACCACTGCCTGAGCTACCACCTCCAGTCCCTCCAGCTCCGGGGTAGGGAAAACCACTTCCAGAGCTTCCATCTCCAGCGCTTCCAGCTCCCATGGAGGAGGTACCACCGCCAGAGCTTCCACCTCCAGCGCTTCCAGCTCCCAAGGAGGAGGCACCACCGCCGGAGCTACCACCTCCAGCACTTCCAGCTCCCATGGAGGAAGAACCACTGCCGGAGCTTCCACCTCCAGCATTTCCAGCGTCGTCATCTCCACCTCCAATGCCAAGAGATGGGAGATCAATATCACCGTCACCAGTCTTCTCACGTACAGTTTTCACAAACTGACCAATCACTTGTGCCCATTTCATCATAGATGTGATCAGCACTCTCCTTTGTTCACTTGTCATTGTTAGTGAACCGCTCCTCTTATACTCAGCCATAACTTTTCCCATCGAcatcaaactttcaatcaacttGCTTGTATCCGCCTACcacaaagccaaaaaaaaaagataacactcatcaaaaacattttttcatttcaaatttAGATGAACATGTACTAATACTCAAATgagataacaaaatataaactctTACCGATGCTTTGACACCCAATGCAGTGATGGCCTTGAAGAGCCCCTCAGAATGTGCTTTCAACTGAGACTCAAATTCTGACGATGAAGACTTCCCTGCTGTTGAGTTTATGAAGATCAAAAAAGCCTTCAGCTTTGAGAAGAACTCCTTGTACTCCACTTTCGAGGAGCATAAGCTCTCAAGGTTGTCTATAAATCTAATCATAATCTTGAAAGCGAAAGGTTCAAACTCGTTGGCCAGTCTAGGAAGTTTCCTCAAGTAATGCCTTAATAAGAAACCTCCTTGCGCTTCATATACCGTACTTGATGCTACTATTATACACATTAGACATATTGCTAAAGGAAATCTTGTCATTTTCCTgttagatggaaaaaaaaagaactagagtgatttattaaatttttttttttaagtttctatttttttttgtttattgaatgattttatttcataaaagaaCTCGTTTATATAGATGCTTAAGAACGCTAAATTTGCTTTAAGAGAAATTGGTGGATCCATCGAAGGCCGAGAGAGAGAATAGCAAAATGTTAATGGCTCTCGTGTTCCATAACCGATTAAGACGGTAAATTGTGTTTCTACCATtcaattagaaaataaatatatcactGTTATAAATAATACTATGGATGTCAAAACCGACCCGGTCCATAATCAGCccaataccaaaaaaaaagagagaggcggccacgcatggagagagagagagaggcgattTACCTAGTTAGAGAAAAAGAAACCCTATTTTCTTTTCCTTATATTTGTACATTTtccatatttatgtttttcctTTTATCTCTTTGTAATTCTCATATATAAGGGCACTTTATGTTTGAGTAATAAAACAAGAACTTACAGAttctaaatccttaagtttacaacacgttatcaacaCAAAACTCTAAAACACCCtgagccaaaaaaaaatcgataaaccctaaaaccctaaccgtACCCGGCgtatccgacgaaccctaatccgatCGTGTCTCTTGTTCTAGCTCACGTCCCCGATCAGCTCCagccccaaggcgttcctgatcctagacgaacTCAGCCCCATCTCGCATCCAGCTCGCGTTCCAGACAGCAAGCGTCCCGTTCGCATCAGACGATCAAGCCGCTCGTGATCCGACAGCAAACAGCTCGCGTCTCCGATCAGCCGCTCGCAACCTCAGCCTCAATACCGTTCGCGACTCGATAGGAAGCAGCAagctcgcgtcccgttcctGTCCAGCTCGAGGTTTattctttggtggtccggttcatcAAACAACTAAGCTAAAGGTAATTTGAATTCTAAGAACATATGAATCGAATGTGGATTGtttgtaaagaatgaaaccatAAAACTTAATCTTGATGataaaagccataggataatagatcaaaccctaatgagtaaatcgaagctctaaaagttcgataccccaaaccctaaaatcgagattgatctattgatcaattaaaatcaaaatccttgatgattttgaatctcaaatcaaacccctttgatctaagattaaatcgaaaccctaaaccctaattttcaaaatcggttttgattgtttgaatttgaaatcttgattgattgatttgatcacctagaactgtTGCTAAGATTGTTTAAACTCGAATCTGAATGAATTAAAATTGTTTGGCTTGTTTAAACTGAAACCCTAATAACCTAGTCTAGATTGTTTTGATATCAAATCTGAAACTGCATGCTAGGTTAATTGTTCTAGACTTGATCAAACCTCGTGGCCGTGCGGCCTTGTTGCACTCATACAcaattgattgattgcaattacacttaAAACCTCATTCTAGGAATGGTATTGAATTAAAATCAAGTAGCCGTATGGCTTGTTCTTTGCTTGACCGAGAGTTTGTTTGTATTGATTGCATCGTATGAATTGATAGAAACAATGTatgttaggattgcaattacacaatGAACTAAATGCATAAGATCGAACTGATTACATCCATAGCTGTGTGGCTTACCTTGCATACATATAACTTGGCCGTGAGGCTTAGATCTTGGCCGTGAGGCTTGATTGCTTGTTTAAACTTAAAAACTTAgttaaacattaaaattattCCTAAAAgatgtaaattatataatctatGATTTCaaatgtcgaaaatcaacaatttggattttgctgccctaaatccctctggagataattatcttcAATGGGcgcttgatgctaagatcatcctgaaatccaagggtctcggtgaatgtatcaccgaggacAATAATGCTAGTGAAAAAGATcgttacagagccatcttgatcattcgccatcatctagctgagagtctcaaagatcagtatctgaccaTTGAGAATtcactagatctttggaatgaattgaaatcgagatatgatcaccagagaacaaTGATCTTACCTAAGGCTCGGTTTGATTGGAGGgatctcagaatccaggacttcaagtccgtggacgagtaCAACTCGGTactgtttaagattgtttcaAAACTGAAAttgtgtggtgaaagtattacggatcaggatatgcttgagaaaacctttttccactttccacacaagcaatgtgctgttacaacaacagtaccgtgagaaaggtttcaaaacctatgctaatattatttcttgtctcttgctcgctgagcagaacaatgaattatTGATGataaacagtgagatgagacctcctGGCTCAGCCCCACCACCTGAAGCACACGCCACAGAGGACAATAAAGAATCCCATCACGTCCAAGGAAATGGCCATCATGGCCGTGGCCGAGGAAAGTGGAACGGACGTGGACGTGGCCGAAGCTCCTTTGGCCGCGGGCGAGGGAATCAACATGGTAGAGACCATGGGAATGACTGTGGCTCATTTGGAAGAGGTCATTGGTCGCGGCTGTGGATCTTCATTCAAACCTCAACACTCGACCAACTCAagcaaatcagtgtgccatagatgtggaatggaaaatcattgggctaagacttgtaggactcccaagcatctagttgacctctatcaagagagtttaaaagggaagaatcctgaagcccatatgacttatcaagatgatgaaaatgagTTCGATCATggcgatcttatggattatgaaacttcagattgtctaaaaGACTGAAGATCGATTTTgacatttgtaatctaaattctgtgttctttgctttggtgtttttcatttctattttgtcatttctttgaacttgttttaaaagttaataataaatgaatgattttatatatgaagtCTCTAAGTATCATCCTATGAATCTTGTTTTAGAAATGAACGAGAACAAGGATGTACTCGTTGTGGACAGTGGGTCAAGCCACACGATCTTAAAAGACAAGAGATACTTCATAAACCTAACTCTGAAAAACGCCAACATCTCCACCATTGCGGGTATAGCTAGTCTCATAGAGGGTCACAGCCATGCCAACATTCTGTTGCCTATGGgtacacatcttgagatatCAGATGCCTTGTATTCACCCAAATCTAAGAGAAGTCTATTAAGCTTTAAAAacattcgaatgaatggctttcatattgaaaccacaggcgaaggaaacaaagaatccTTTCAGATCTTTGAAATCGTCCATGGCAATAAGAAAGTTATAGGATCCATACCCGCACTATCTACTGGTCTTTACCATGCTAaagtcagtatgatcgaggACAATGCcacttttaataaagaagaaATCGACAACTTCACTTTATGGTacgaccggcttggccatcccggttcGACCATGATGCGTAAACTGATCCTGAACACTAACGGCCATACCCTTAAAGAGAAACGAATTATCCCTAAGCACCTATCGTGTGTTGCTTGTtcccaagggaaactcatttctaggccatcaccagttaaAGTCACTAAGGAAAtgataaactttctggaaagaattcaaggagacatctgtggaccaatacacccaccttgtgggacatttcgatattttatggtccttATTGATGCGTCCACTAGATGGTCGCATGTATGTCTCCTGTCGACCCGTAACCTGGCATTTGCTAGATTGCTTGCTCAGATAATTCGATTACGAgctcattttccagattttcctttaaagactatacgtcttgacaaTCCTGGTGAGTTCacttcccaagcgtttaatgattactgtatgtccatgggggtaactgtggaacactccgtggcacatgtacatacacaaaacggcttggccgaatcatttataaaatgcaTACAGCTCATagctcgaccattactcatgaggtcgagACTTCCCGTCTCAGCGTGGGGACACGCCGTCCTTCACGCGGCCGAGctcatacgcatcaggccatctagtgaacacaaatattccccatcacaattgcttacgggtcatgagccagacatttcccatcttaagacattcGGCTGTGCCATTtatgttccaattgctccaccacagagaacaaagatgggacctcaaaggaggatggggatatatgttggatttgATTCTCCCATGATTTTAAAGTATCTcgagccaactacgggtgatttgtgtaaggccagatacgcggattgtcatttcaatgaaTTCAAacttccaacattagggggagatagcagtaaaatggtaaaagaaatatcatggaatcaaacatacatatcttggcaagatcctcgaacTCAAGAATGTGATCTAGAAGTTCAAAAGAtcatacatttacaaaagctagctaatcaattgccagattcctttgctgaccatATTAGAGTGACAaagtcacatataccagctgcaaatgcaccaataagaattgatgttcaagagggacacaatcaagttgctacagagtctagacaacgtttgaaacgtggtagaccaataggttccaaagataagaaccctcggaaaacaaAGAAAGGTGCTGAAATGGAAACCGAGGGATATGATATCCGAGACACGACCACAGCTGATCCGAAATCCCATGACACGGCCGTGGTCGACCCTGATGCCCTTGATGTGGCCGGCTCTGATGTACCAAACAATGATTCTTGGGACGTTAAGATTCATGGTACTGAAGTTCCTGATAACAATTagatctcaataaactatgtattgtctgggatacaatggaacCGAAAGGATGTCGACatcgatgatatatttgcatacaaggtagcacttgaacttatggatttaaacaaggatcatgaacccacgtctatttatgagtgcactcaacgatcagattggatcaaatggaaagaagctataaacgtggagttaaactctttaatGAAGAGAGGTGTTTTCGGCCCTATAATCCGAACACCATTTGATGTAAACCAgttggatacaaatgggtctttgtgaggaaaTGAAATGAAAATGGTGAAGTCGTGAGGTATAAAGcccggcttgttgcacaaggattctcacagagaccaggaatcgattatgagaaaacatattcccctgtggtggatgcaacaaCTTTCAGATTTCTGATAAGTCTGGCCATAAGAGAAAACTTAAACCTAcggttaatggatgtagtaaccgcatacttatatggtccactggataatgaaatttacATGAAAGTTCGAGAAGGTATCGAATTGAAAAGcaaagagagttctcgagaacaacatagtattaagttgaataaatctctttatggactgaaacaatccGGTCGGATGTGGTACAATCGACCGagtgagtacctagtgaaagaagGATATAGAAATGATCCAATCAGTCCATGaattttcataaagaaattaGAAAACAAAGGATTCGTGATCATAgcagtatatgttgatgatctgaatatcctaggaacctc encodes:
- the LOC111210342 gene encoding loricrin-like, producing the protein MTRFPLAICLMCIIVASSTVYEAQGGFLLRHYLRKLPRLANEFEPFAFKIMIRFIDNLESLCSSKVEYKEFFSKLKAFLIFINSTAGKSSSSEFESQLKAHSEGLFKAITALGVKASADTSKLIESLMSMGKVMAEYKRSGSLTMTSEQRRVLITSMMKWAQVIGQFVKTVREKTGDGDIDLPSLGIGGGDDDAGNAGGGSSGSGSSSMGAGSAGGGSSGGGASSLGAGSAGGGSSGGGTSSMGAGSAGDGSSGSGFPYPGAGGTGGGSSGSGSSSMGAGNTGMGDGSTGGSGSPSSDSGTPSSETGSPAGGGGGSPGGSPTDSSTAAGGSSMGGGGSSGDTGSTMGAAGGSSGDTGSTTGAGGGSSGDTGSTTGAAGGSSGDTGSTTSARGGSSGDTASTTGAGGGSSGDTGSTTGAEGGSSSDTGSTTGAAGGSSGDTGSTMGAAGGSSGDTGSTTGAGGGSSGDTGSTTGAAGGSSGDTGSTTGAEGGSSGDTGSTTGAGGGSSSDTGSTTGAAGGSSGDTRSTTGAEGGNSGDTGSTTGAASGSSGDTGSTTGTEGGSSGDTGSTTGAGGGSSNGGSSVDTQSMTGAGGGSSNGGSGGGGTSAGGASGSPTDDSSRSGESAGGETSGAGGSSGNTSNMSTEESSSMGGGNSSEDSKIATGGSASAESTSGGASGGSTKTTAAGESSMNNGDSYSDSTGGNTMGSPTGSPSGSGGSSFTGSETGSSSYQAGGASAGGPSGSTTDSSAAGASSKNSGYSAKGSSTTSAQGSTQGGSGLAEGASEGKSFKGKTGSTRYEGSSNYQKTHSKSSDKSSFSHSSEEKSSGNV